Within Methyloversatilis discipulorum, the genomic segment GGCCTGTTCCAGGTGGTTCGAATAGAGGTGGGCATCGCCCAGCGTATGGACGAATTCGCCCGGCTGCAGGCCGCACACCTGCGCCACCATCATCGTCAGCAGCGCGTAACTCGCTATATTGAAAGGCACACCGAGAAATATGTCAGCGCTGCGCTGGTACAGCTGGCAGGACAATCGACCGTCTGCAACGTAGAACTGGAACAGTGCGTGGCAGGGCGGCAGCTTCATCGACGGTATTTCCGCCGGGTTCCATGCACTGACGATGTGCCGGCGCGAATCCGGGTTGTTGCGCAGGCCGGCCAGCAGTTCGCTGATCTGGTCGATGTGGCGGCCGTCCGGCGTCGGCCAGCTGCGCCACTGGGCGCCGTAGACCGGACCGAGGTCGCCGTTTTCGTCGGCCCATTCGTCCCAGATGCTGACGCCGTGTTCCTTCAGCCAGGCGATATTGGTGTCGCCGCGCAGGAACCACAGCAGTTCGACAATGATGGAACGCAGGTGCAGTTTCTTGGTGGTCAGCACCGGAAAGCCCTGCGCGAGGTCGAAGCGCATCTGCCAGCCGAACACCGAACGGGTGCCGGTGCCGGTGCGGTCGGTCTTGACCGTGCCGTGTTCCAGCACGTGTCGCATGAGATCGAGATATTGCTGCATGGCAAAGTTTGCGCAGTCGCGTTACGCTACAGGGTCGGGATTCTAGACCACTCCGGT encodes:
- a CDS encoding thymidylate synthase; protein product: MQQYLDLMRHVLEHGTVKTDRTGTGTRSVFGWQMRFDLAQGFPVLTTKKLHLRSIIVELLWFLRGDTNIAWLKEHGVSIWDEWADENGDLGPVYGAQWRSWPTPDGRHIDQISELLAGLRNNPDSRRHIVSAWNPAEIPSMKLPPCHALFQFYVADGRLSCQLYQRSADIFLGVPFNIASYALLTMMVAQVCGLQPGEFVHTLGDAHLYSNHLEQAQLQLTRTPRPLPTMWINPEVSDLFAFRPEDFRLDGYDPWPHIPAPVAV